One window of Mesorhizobium sp. WSM4904 genomic DNA carries:
- the ehuD gene encoding ectoine/hydroxyectoine ABC transporter permease subunit EhuD, which yields MKIWDWSYVWEAFPYLYQGAIVTIEATLLGFAIALILGLVFAMIRQSPNRYVSTTMAEIVEFIRSTPLLLQLFFVYFVGPQIGIFIPAWTAGVGVLGIHYAAYCSEVFRGGIENVDGGQWEACTALNLSRTRTWRTIILPQAIPPMVPALGNYFIGMFKDTPVLAAISIFEMLQQAKNFGGNNYRYIEAITMCGFFYYVFSLVASAIVQSVRVWLNRRYHLQ from the coding sequence TTGAAGATCTGGGATTGGTCTTACGTATGGGAGGCTTTCCCATATCTCTATCAGGGAGCGATCGTCACCATTGAGGCTACGCTGCTCGGGTTTGCGATCGCGCTGATATTGGGTCTTGTCTTCGCGATGATTCGCCAGTCGCCAAACCGCTACGTCTCGACCACCATGGCGGAGATCGTGGAGTTTATCCGTTCAACGCCCTTGCTGCTGCAGTTGTTCTTTGTCTATTTCGTTGGTCCGCAGATCGGAATCTTCATTCCTGCCTGGACGGCGGGAGTTGGCGTGCTGGGGATCCACTATGCAGCCTATTGTTCCGAAGTCTTCCGCGGCGGCATCGAGAATGTGGATGGCGGCCAGTGGGAGGCCTGTACGGCACTAAACCTTTCGCGAACGCGGACCTGGCGAACAATCATTCTGCCGCAGGCGATCCCGCCCATGGTGCCAGCTCTGGGCAATTACTTCATCGGCATGTTCAAGGACACGCCGGTCCTGGCGGCAATCTCGATCTTCGAGATGCTGCAGCAGGCGAAAAATTTCGGGGGCAATAACTATCGATACATAGAAGCGATCACTATGTGCGGCTTCTTCTACTACGTGTTCAGCTTGGTTGCTTCCGCTATCGTGCAGTCGGTCCGCGTCTGGCTCAACCGCCGCTACCATCTGCAATAG
- the ehuC gene encoding ectoine/hydroxyectoine ABC transporter permease subunit EhuC, translating to MSKVDLSFIFAVLTKGVMTTVIVTLGACVVAIVLGLFVGLTRVSPRRQLRWFSIAYIEFFRGTSMLVQLYWWFFVLPIFGIFLSPWTVGILGIGMNASGYAAEYVRAAIQAVDRGQYEASTALNFSRLTMMRRIILPQAMRAMLPTWGNMLIDVLKGSSLVFFITIPEFTSAAKQAADATGDYMLFFAVALFGYYIIARALITPFVRWLERRVSRGFVREQVA from the coding sequence ATGAGTAAGGTCGATCTCAGCTTTATCTTTGCCGTGCTCACCAAGGGCGTCATGACTACGGTCATCGTCACTCTTGGCGCCTGCGTCGTAGCGATCGTCCTTGGGCTTTTCGTGGGCCTGACCCGAGTCTCTCCCCGTCGGCAGTTGCGCTGGTTCAGTATCGCCTACATCGAATTCTTCCGCGGGACGTCCATGCTGGTTCAGCTCTACTGGTGGTTCTTTGTATTGCCGATTTTCGGTATTTTCCTGTCGCCGTGGACTGTCGGAATTTTGGGGATCGGAATGAATGCCTCTGGCTACGCAGCCGAGTATGTCCGCGCCGCCATTCAGGCCGTTGATAGGGGCCAGTATGAGGCATCTACAGCGCTCAATTTTTCGCGGCTCACCATGATGCGGCGTATTATCCTCCCACAGGCAATGCGCGCCATGCTGCCGACCTGGGGTAACATGCTCATCGATGTGCTTAAGGGTAGCTCGCTCGTCTTCTTCATCACCATTCCCGAATTTACTAGCGCCGCCAAGCAGGCGGCCGACGCAACTGGCGATTATATGCTGTTCTTTGCGGTTGCACTATTCGGTTATTACATCATCGCGCGCGCCCTCATCACTCCTTTCGTGCGCTGGCTGGAACGCCGCGTCTCGCGCGGTTTCGTTCGGGAGCAGGTGGCTTGA
- the ehuB gene encoding ectoine/hydroxyectoine ABC transporter substrate-binding protein EhuB, translating to MVKWKLDECFKAAILKRIAALGLAAMTISSFAGSASAESLLDKIKNGETIRLGFTNEPPSAYPGANNEPLGLVNVMTLDVLRKMGTTKIEPVVTDWGSLVPGLQAGRFDIITGGMWIKPERCRNVLFSEPIASSNDSMIVPKGNPEALHSLHDAQKKGLTLAIMTGTTAVEQAKKLGFPDDKVMQVAGPPEVVQAVKAGRAAAGSLYSLNATTLAEQDPSIEVADPYTPPGPNEHPAIAFPLSEQAAVDAFNAVLKDYIGSDEMMAAVGKYGYTKRDLPDGSKTADLCKG from the coding sequence GTGGTCAAGTGGAAACTCGACGAATGCTTTAAGGCTGCAATCTTGAAGAGGATTGCCGCGCTCGGCCTGGCGGCGATGACAATCTCGTCCTTTGCCGGTTCGGCCTCGGCGGAGTCGCTGCTCGATAAGATTAAGAACGGAGAAACGATCCGTCTTGGCTTCACCAATGAGCCTCCCAGTGCCTATCCTGGTGCGAACAACGAGCCGCTTGGCCTGGTCAATGTGATGACACTGGACGTTCTGAGAAAGATGGGAACGACCAAAATCGAGCCGGTCGTAACCGATTGGGGTTCCCTTGTCCCGGGCCTCCAGGCTGGTCGCTTTGACATCATCACGGGCGGCATGTGGATTAAGCCGGAGCGGTGCCGCAACGTCCTGTTCAGCGAACCGATCGCATCGAGCAATGATTCGATGATCGTGCCGAAGGGCAATCCGGAAGCGCTGCATTCCCTCCATGACGCTCAGAAGAAGGGGCTTACCCTGGCCATCATGACGGGTACCACCGCAGTCGAGCAGGCGAAGAAATTAGGTTTCCCTGACGACAAGGTTATGCAGGTCGCCGGACCGCCCGAGGTCGTACAGGCTGTAAAGGCCGGCCGCGCCGCTGCCGGCTCGCTCTATAGTCTGAACGCGACGACTCTTGCCGAGCAGGATCCCAGCATTGAGGTGGCTGACCCGTATACCCCGCCGGGACCGAATGAACATCCCGCCATAGCCTTCCCGCTCAGCGAACAGGCTGCGGTAGACGCGTTCAATGCTGTGTTGAAAGACTATATTGGCTCTGACGAAATGATGGCCGCGGTCGGCAAATATGGTTACACCAAACGCGATCTCCCGGATGGCAGCAAGACCGCTGATCTTTGCAAGGGCTGA
- a CDS encoding alpha/beta hydrolase produces the protein MITKHRVSVDGVETSYCENGAGRPIVFLQGAGFRAEAKSSFVRQLNGLSDQFTVVAIDQLHFGGTDYPADCKYINRLGRVNHVISFLQQLGLKQITLVGHSEGSFVDARVAIVRPDLVSKLVLLTANSVSPAFGDDRDEAWLEACRQAYGCSGPMPSEEEYITARRKSCRAHGQDVECAEREAYRRAAARGQWEIWQRLPEDETNLHRYPLLQQKYIFPYLDQLQAQTLIIWSKNDPTATPEQGINLAKLIRNSDFHLLNNAGDSVQVDPERSREQTHPSMARMINCDGNNARASVSEANLSAACRIRRTCALPWQQGHSPGGGAHPTGQGRSHARRGVPQLAIPQLAIVHFQRTTGMTEMCVCTQKSPNFCE, from the coding sequence ATGATCACCAAGCATCGCGTATCGGTTGATGGTGTCGAGACATCGTACTGCGAGAACGGAGCTGGTAGGCCGATTGTTTTCCTGCAGGGGGCGGGCTTCCGTGCAGAGGCTAAGAGTTCCTTTGTTCGGCAGCTGAACGGGCTATCCGATCAATTTACGGTAGTAGCGATTGATCAACTCCATTTTGGGGGAACGGATTATCCTGCTGACTGCAAATACATTAACCGGCTCGGTCGTGTGAATCATGTAATTAGCTTCCTCCAACAACTGGGTTTGAAGCAGATCACGCTAGTCGGCCATTCAGAAGGATCATTCGTCGACGCGCGGGTCGCGATCGTGCGTCCCGATCTTGTTTCTAAGCTTGTCCTGCTGACCGCTAACTCCGTGTCGCCGGCGTTCGGAGATGACCGTGACGAAGCTTGGCTGGAGGCCTGCCGGCAGGCTTACGGCTGTTCCGGCCCGATGCCGAGCGAAGAGGAATACATCACCGCACGGCGGAAAAGCTGCCGCGCCCACGGGCAGGATGTGGAATGCGCCGAGCGAGAAGCCTATCGGCGGGCCGCGGCTCGGGGACAATGGGAGATCTGGCAGAGATTGCCGGAAGACGAGACAAACCTGCATCGTTATCCACTGCTGCAGCAGAAGTATATCTTCCCCTACCTTGATCAGCTTCAGGCCCAGACGTTGATCATCTGGTCCAAGAACGACCCTACCGCGACGCCGGAGCAAGGGATCAACCTGGCGAAGCTGATCAGGAATTCAGATTTCCATCTGCTCAATAATGCCGGCGATTCCGTCCAGGTTGATCCGGAGCGAAGCCGTGAACAGACTCATCCGTCAATGGCACGAATGATCAACTGTGACGGGAACAATGCTCGGGCCAGCGTCTCCGAGGCGAATCTCTCAGCGGCGTGTCGCATACGACGAACTTGTGCCCTGCCATGGCAACAAGGGCATAGCCCAGGCGGTGGCGCCCATCCAACCGGGCAGGGCAGGAGTCATGCAAGACGTGGTGTGCCTCAGTTGGCCATACCACAGCTCGCGATTGTTCACTTCCAACGAACCACGGGGATGACGGAAATGTGCGTATGCACCCAAAAATCACCGAATTTCTGCGAATAA
- the ehuA gene encoding ectoine/hydroxyectoine ABC transporter ATP-binding protein EhuA: MNEPIVRFENVTKRYGALTVLDELNLEIARNEKVSIIGPSGSGKTTVLRMLMTLEHINGGVIWVDGEPLTHTQKNGQIVPASERHLRRVRAKIGMVFQHFNLFPHMTALQNCMEAPISVLGLSKKEAEARAAELLDLVGLGDKKNHFPIQLSGGQKQRVAIARALAMRPKVMLFDEVTSALDPELVGEVLNVIRKLSAEHDLTMLMVTHQMGFAKEFSDRVCFFSGGKIVEQGPPSQLLGNPQNERTQQFLNAVLETR; the protein is encoded by the coding sequence ATGAACGAACCCATAGTTCGCTTCGAGAACGTCACAAAGCGCTACGGCGCGTTGACGGTGCTGGACGAACTCAATCTCGAGATCGCACGCAACGAGAAGGTGTCCATCATTGGTCCGTCCGGCTCGGGCAAGACCACCGTTCTGCGCATGCTGATGACGCTTGAGCACATCAACGGGGGGGTGATATGGGTCGACGGTGAACCGTTGACGCATACGCAGAAGAACGGCCAAATAGTGCCGGCGAGCGAGCGTCATCTCCGTCGCGTGCGTGCCAAGATCGGTATGGTGTTCCAGCACTTTAACCTGTTCCCGCATATGACTGCTCTGCAGAACTGCATGGAGGCGCCGATCTCCGTCCTTGGGCTCTCGAAGAAGGAGGCGGAGGCCCGAGCGGCAGAGCTGCTCGACTTGGTGGGCCTCGGCGACAAGAAGAACCATTTCCCGATCCAGCTTTCCGGGGGCCAGAAGCAACGCGTGGCGATCGCTCGGGCGTTGGCCATGCGGCCCAAGGTGATGCTGTTTGACGAGGTGACATCAGCGCTTGACCCGGAACTGGTTGGAGAGGTGCTCAACGTCATCCGCAAGCTCAGCGCCGAACATGACCTCACAATGCTGATGGTCACGCACCAGATGGGCTTTGCCAAGGAGTTCTCCGATCGCGTGTGCTTCTTTTCTGGCGGTAAGATTGTCGAGCAAGGCCCGCCCAGCCAGCTTTTAGGCAATCCGCAAAACGAGCGAACGCAGCAGTTTCTCAATGCGGTGCTGGAGACGAGGTGA